The Candidatus Cloacimonadota bacterium genome has a segment encoding these proteins:
- a CDS encoding ABC transporter substrate-binding protein — MKKVLFVTLISLMFVISACGKKEQTSDKTTIEFWHAMGGPLGDALTIMIDEFNNTHDDIYLKAISMGRYEALSQKLMAAIVANTQPDMAQAHENWTAKLIGGKAIIPIEKFINGKNGLSKEELEDFYPVFIKSSTFGDTMWAFPFNKSVRVMYYNKDMFYKNGLDINKPPETWDDFINICKILTQDANGDGKIDQWGTTFATSVWQFLNLLLEAGGKIINEDQTKSLLNSKYGIMALNYLDDLLHKYRVAYLSTGYDGQNDFLASKVGLVEGSSVSMVYLQKDGSIPFNIGISAIPHKKTKHNLISGTNVVIFRNDKDKESQKRQEACWKFIKWFTSPEKTAQWANLTYYMPVRKSALNDPQLQEKFKKYPGLRSVFNQLEFAEVPPQLSAWFETRDFIAEEVLENVFRKQLTPQKALDKASKHFQEALDE, encoded by the coding sequence ATGAAAAAAGTATTATTCGTTACTCTCATATCGCTGATGTTTGTAATTTCAGCGTGTGGAAAGAAGGAACAAACATCTGATAAAACCACTATCGAATTTTGGCATGCTATGGGGGGTCCCCTCGGTGACGCACTTACAATAATGATTGATGAGTTCAACAACACTCACGATGATATTTATCTTAAAGCAATTTCAATGGGCAGATATGAAGCATTATCTCAAAAATTAATGGCAGCTATCGTTGCAAACACTCAGCCTGATATGGCTCAAGCTCATGAAAATTGGACTGCAAAATTGATTGGGGGTAAGGCTATCATTCCCATTGAAAAATTTATTAATGGTAAAAACGGTCTTTCAAAAGAAGAATTGGAAGATTTTTATCCTGTTTTTATCAAGAGCAGCACTTTCGGGGATACAATGTGGGCTTTTCCTTTTAACAAGAGCGTTCGGGTTATGTATTACAACAAAGATATGTTCTACAAGAACGGACTCGATATCAACAAACCACCGGAAACGTGGGACGATTTTATCAATATTTGCAAAATACTTACTCAAGATGCAAACGGAGATGGAAAGATCGATCAATGGGGTACAACTTTTGCAACCAGTGTTTGGCAATTTCTAAACCTTCTCCTTGAAGCAGGTGGAAAAATTATTAATGAAGATCAAACAAAATCTTTGCTCAATAGTAAATATGGTATAATGGCTTTAAATTATTTGGATGATCTTCTACACAAATACCGTGTGGCATATCTTTCTACCGGATACGATGGCCAAAACGATTTTTTGGCTAGCAAAGTGGGACTAGTAGAAGGTTCGAGTGTTTCAATGGTTTACTTGCAAAAAGATGGTAGTATTCCATTCAATATTGGTATATCTGCTATTCCTCACAAAAAAACCAAACACAACCTTATCAGCGGAACAAATGTAGTAATTTTCCGAAACGATAAGGACAAGGAAAGCCAGAAACGGCAAGAAGCCTGTTGGAAATTCATCAAGTGGTTTACATCCCCTGAAAAAACAGCCCAATGGGCTAACCTAACATATTATATGCCCGTAAGAAAGAGTGCTTTGAACGATCCGCAACTGCAAGAAAAATTCAAAAAATATCCCGGTTTAAGATCTGTTTTTAATCAACTTGAATTTGCAGAAGTCCCTCCCCAACTTTCGGCCTGGTTTGAAACTAGGGATTTTATTGCAGAGGAAGTATTAGAGAATGTATTCCGAAAACAACTTACTCCCCAGAAAGCTCTGGATAAAGCTTCCAAGCATTTTCAAGAAGCACTTGACGAATAA
- the argS gene encoding arginine--tRNA ligase: protein MFVDQIQKKLQKSLIAAGFKKIAKSLIEVKYPKMKKYGDYSSNIALKIGKKYKKNPLEIAKILSDNLRRSTVFSKVEAVQPGFINFYISNNMLRKTLQEIHEKKNNFGTNTSIGAGKKILLEFVSANPTGPLNVVNARAAAYGDSLANIFKKLGYNTEKEYYINDAGHQIDLLVESVEVELRRLENMQVQEMEDGYKGEYVIDIAKDILESVRGSVFHFSAKKKLFIIQYYALRNILANQKRALERFNVKFDNWISEKELRAKGSVEDVLTYLSETGYTFEKDDAVWVETSKFGDSKDRVIMKSDGTTTYLVPDLAYHISKYKRNYHLMIDVLGPDHHGHVSKLKSGLKILSYDIKKLNVIILQQVNLLLDEEKVKMSKRAGNVYTLNKLINEVGTDAARFFFLMRKTNTPLDFDLDLAKKQSSENPVYYVQYAHARINSLIKMAKSEKLILDDFKPEYLKKLKHAEEMDLVRNMMKYPEMIAHIGKTYDVNLMTTYLMDLASAFHKFYHKRKIINLRYRELSLARLYLADVVKIVLANGLGILGIKAPKKM, encoded by the coding sequence ATGTTTGTTGATCAAATACAAAAAAAATTACAAAAGAGTCTAATCGCTGCTGGATTTAAGAAAATTGCTAAATCACTCATCGAAGTTAAATATCCAAAAATGAAAAAATATGGCGACTATTCATCTAACATTGCCTTAAAAATTGGAAAGAAATACAAAAAAAATCCTCTTGAAATAGCAAAAATATTATCTGATAATCTTAGAAGATCAACTGTATTTTCCAAAGTGGAAGCCGTTCAGCCAGGATTTATTAATTTTTATATATCCAATAATATGCTTCGAAAAACATTGCAGGAGATTCATGAGAAAAAAAATAATTTCGGGACAAATACTTCTATAGGTGCAGGGAAAAAAATTTTACTTGAATTCGTCAGTGCAAATCCTACCGGTCCTCTAAATGTAGTGAATGCCCGAGCTGCAGCCTATGGAGATTCATTGGCTAATATATTTAAAAAATTGGGCTACAATACGGAAAAAGAATATTATATCAATGATGCCGGGCATCAAATTGATCTGCTTGTGGAATCTGTGGAAGTGGAATTACGCAGACTTGAGAATATGCAAGTTCAGGAGATGGAAGATGGATATAAGGGAGAATATGTCATAGATATAGCAAAGGACATTTTAGAAAGTGTAAGAGGGTCAGTCTTTCATTTTTCCGCCAAGAAAAAATTATTTATTATTCAATATTATGCTTTGCGAAATATTTTGGCGAACCAAAAAAGAGCTTTGGAAAGATTTAATGTTAAATTTGACAATTGGATATCAGAGAAGGAGCTTCGGGCTAAAGGAAGTGTGGAAGATGTGCTGACCTACCTTTCCGAAACAGGATATACTTTTGAAAAGGATGATGCGGTTTGGGTGGAAACGAGTAAATTTGGAGACAGTAAGGACAGAGTTATTATGAAAAGTGATGGCACAACTACTTATCTTGTTCCGGATCTTGCTTATCATATTTCGAAATACAAACGCAATTACCATTTGATGATTGACGTACTTGGTCCGGATCATCACGGACATGTTTCCAAATTGAAATCCGGTTTGAAAATTCTCAGTTACGATATTAAAAAACTTAATGTTATAATTTTGCAACAAGTTAACCTTTTATTAGATGAAGAGAAAGTAAAAATGTCAAAACGTGCTGGAAATGTTTATACTCTCAATAAACTAATAAATGAGGTCGGAACTGATGCTGCTCGTTTTTTCTTCCTAATGCGTAAGACAAATACACCTTTGGATTTTGATTTGGACTTGGCAAAAAAGCAATCGTCCGAAAATCCTGTTTATTATGTTCAATATGCACACGCACGCATTAATAGTTTGATTAAGATGGCAAAATCCGAAAAATTAATCCTCGACGATTTTAAACCGGAATATCTAAAAAAGTTAAAACACGCAGAAGAGATGGATCTGGTTCGTAATATGATGAAATATCCCGAAATGATAGCCCACATCGGCAAAACTTATGATGTTAATTTGATGACAACTTACTTAATGGATTTGGCTTCCGCTTTTCATAAATTTTATCACAAACGAAAAATTATCAATTTGCGTTATAGGGAACTAAGCTTAGCTCGATTATATCTGGCAGATGTTGTGAAAATTGTTTTAGCAAACGGTCTTGGTATCCTCGGAATAAAAGCTCCAAAAAAAATGTAA